ACAAGGGACCAACATGTTAAATAGATTCAACTTGTTTCCAATGTAGTCCCCGATGGAATTTCATGTTGAATTCCTAACTGAATCCTAACTGAACACTGCTCTGTTGCACTATTACAACACCCACaatcctctctgtctgtcgtcAGCTACAATTAGAGAGGGAATTACAGAAGGAGTCTGTGATCCAGTAGCAACTGGATCAATCACAGCAGAATTTGGACAGATCAGAgtcagacaacaacaacaacaatatattTTGGAGGCTGCCTGAATGTTGGTTTGTATTGTTGGTGATCTCCTGAATCCAAAGTGGACACGTTCCATCTCTGATATCATGGAAGACATGTTTGGTGTTTCTACTGTACTTCAAATGAGTCTCTTTGCCAACTATTTTGTcttgttccactaacacactagccaatacattgtagtgttccacaaACACACTAGCcagtacattgtagtgttccactaacacactagccaatacattagacggttccactaacacactagacaatacattgtagtgttccactaacacactagacaatacattgtagtgttccactaacacactagccaatacattgtagtgttccactaacacactagccagtacattgtagtgttccactaatacactagacaatacattgtagtgttccactaacaaactagacaatacattgtagtgttccactaacacactagccagtacattgtagtgttccactaatacactagacaatacattgtagtgttccactaacacactagccagtacattgtagtgttccactaatacactagacaatacattgtagtgtttcactaacacactagccagtacattgtagtgttccactaatacactagacaatacattgtagtgtttcaCTAACACACAAGCcagtacattgtagtgttccactaacacactagccaatacattgtagtgttccacaaACACACTAGCcagtacattgtagtgttccactaacacactagccagtacattgtagtgttccactaacacactagacaatacattgtagtgtttcactaacacactagccagtacattgtagtgttccactaacacactagacaatacattgtagtgttccactaacacactagacaatacatcgtagtgttccactaacacactagccaatacattgtagtgtttcactaacacactagccaatacattgtagtgttccactaacacactagccagtacattgtagtgttccactaacacactagccaatacattgtagtgtttcactaacacactagacaatacatcgTAGTGtttcactaacacactagccaatacaatcactaacacactagccagtacattgtagtgttccactaacacactagccagtacattgtagtgttccactaacacactagccaatacattgtagtgtaacacactagccaatacactaacacactagccaatacattgtagtgttcaactaacacactaacacactaatacattgtagtgttaacacactagacaatactaacacactagccaatacattgtagtgttccactaacacactagccaatacattgtagtgttccactaacacactagccagtaCATTGTAGTGtttcactaacacactagccaatacattgtagtgtttcactaacacactagccaatacattgtagtgttccactaacacactagccacaatacattgtagtgttccactaacacactaacaccagACAATACattgttccactaacacactagccaatacattgttccactaacacactaacaatacattgtagtgttccactaacacactagccaatacattgtagtgttccactaacacactagccaatacattgtagtgttccactaacacactagacaatacattgtagtgttccactaacacactagccaatacattgtagtgttccactaacacactagccaatacattgtagtgttccactaacacactagacaatacattgtagtgttcaactaacacactagccaatacattgtagtgttccactaacacactagccaatacattgtagtgttccactaacacactagacaatacattgtagtgtttcactaacacactagccaatacattgtagtgttcactaacacactagccaatacattgtagtgttccactaacacacttacattgtagtgttccactaacacactagccaatacattgtagtgttccactaacacactagccaatacattgtagtgttccactaacacactagccaatacattgtagtgttccactaacacactagccaatacattgtagtgttacattgtagtgttccactaacacactagccaatacattgtagtgttccactaacacactagccaatacattgtagtgttccactaacacactagccagtacattgtagtgttccactaacacactagccaatacaatacattgtagtgttccactaacacactagccaatacattgtagtgttccactaacacacacactagacacatacatgttccactaacacactagacaatagtgtgttcactaacacactagccagtacattagtgttccactaacacactagacaatacattgtagtgttccactaacacactagacaatacattgtagtgttccactacattgtagtgttccactaacacactagacaatacattgtagtgttccactaacacactagacaatacattgtagtgttccactaacacactagacaatacattagacggttccactaacacactagacaatacattgtagtgttccactaacacactagacaatacattgtagtgttccactaacacactagccaatacattgtagtgtttcactaacacactagacaatacattgtagtgtttcactaacacactagccaatacattgtagtgttccactaacacactagacaatacattgtagtgttccactaacacactagccagacaatacattgtagtgttccactaacacactagacaatacattgtagtgttccactaacacactagacaatacattgtagtgttccactaacacactagacaatacattgtagtgttccactaacacactagccaatacattgtagtgttccactaacacactagacaatacattgtagtgttccactaacacactagacaatacattgtagtgttccactaacacacaagccagtacattgtagtgttccactaacacactagccagtacattgtagtgttccactaacacactagacaatacattgtagtgttccactaacacaagccaataacacactagccaatacattgtagtgttccactaacacactagacaatacattgtagtgttccactaacacactagacaatacattgtagtgttccactaacacactagccaatacattgttccactaacacactagtgttccactaacacactagacaatacattgtagtgttccactaacacactagacaatacattgtagtgttccactaacacactagacaatacattgtagtgttccactaacacactagacaatacattgtagtgttccactaacacactagacaatacattgtagtgttccactaacacactagacaataacacactgacaatacattgtagtgttccactaacacactagacaatacattgtagtgttccactaacacactagacaatacattgtagtgttccactaacacactagacaatacattgtagtgttccactaacacactagacaatacattagacggttccactaacacactagacaatacattgtagtgttccactaacacactagacaatacattagacggttccactaacacactagacaatacattgtagtgttccactaacacactagacaatacattgtagtgttccactaacacactagacaatacattgtagtgttccactaacacactagccaatacattgtagtgttccactaacacactagacaatacattgtagtgttccactaacacactagacaatacattgtagtgttccactaacacactagacaatacattgttccactaacacactagtgttccactaacacactagacaatacattgtagtgttccactaacacactagccaatacattagacggttccactaacacactagacaatacattgtagtgttccactaacacagacaatacattgtagtgttccactaacacactagacaatacattagaaggttccactaacacactagacaatacattgtagtgttccactaacacactagacaatacattgtagtgttccactaacacactagacaatacattgtagtgttccactaacacactagccaatacattgtagtgttccactaacacactagacaatacattgtagtgttccactaacacactagccaatacattagtgttccactaacacactagacaatacattgtagtgttcactaacacactagacaatactagtgttccactaacacactagccaatacattgtagtgttccactaacacactagacaatacattgtagtgttccactaacacactagacaatacattagtaggttccactaacacactagacaatacattgtagtgttccactaacacactagccaatacattagacggttccactaacacactagacaatacattgtagtgttccactaacacactagccaatacattagacgtgttccactaacacactagacaatacattgtagtgttccactaacacactagccaatacattagacattgtagtgttccactaacacactagacaatacattgtagtgttccactaacacactagccaatacattgacggttccactaacacactagccaatacattagaCAATACacgtgttccactaacacactagccaatacattagccaatacattgtagtgttccactaacacactagacaatacattgtagtgttccactaacacactagccaatacattagacaatacattgtagtgttccactaacacactagacaatacattgtagtgttccactaacacactagacaatacattgtagtgttccactaacacactagccaatacattgtagtgttccactaacacactagacaatacattgtagtgttccactaacacactagccatacattgtagtgttccactaacacactagacaatacattgtagtgttccactaacacactagccattGTACATTGTAGTgtttccactaacacactagccaatacattgtagtgttccactaacacactagccaatacattgtagtgttccactaacacactagacaatacattgtagtgttccactaacacactagacaatacattgcagtgttccactaacacactagacaatacattgtagtgttccactaacacactagacaatacattgtagtgttccactaacacactagacaatacattgtagtgttccactaacacactagccaatacattgtagtgtttcactaacacactagacaatacattgtagtgttccactaacacactagacaatacattgtagtgttccacaaacacactagacaatacattgtagtgttccactaacacactagacaatacattgtagtgttccactaacacactagccaatacattgtagtgttccactaacacactagccaatacagtgttccactaacacactagccaatacattgtacacactagccaatacattagccaatacattgtagttccactaacacactagacaatacattgtagtgttccactaacacactagacaatacattgtagtgttccactaacacactagccaatacattgtagtgttccactaacacactagccaatacattgtagtgttccacaaacacactagacaatacattgtagtgttccactaacacactagccaatacattgtagtgttccactaacacactagccaatacattgtagtgttccactaacacactagacaatacattgtagtgttccactaacacactagccaatacattgtagtgttccactaacacactagacaatacattgtagtgttccactaacacactagccaatacattgtagtgttccactaacacactagacaatacattgtagtgttccactaacacactagccaatacattgtagtgttccactaacacactagccaatacattgtagtgttccactaacacactagacaatacattgtagtgttccactaacacactagccaatacattgtagtgttccactaacacactagccaatacattgtagtgttccactaacacactagacaatacattgtagtgttccactaacacactagccaatacattgtagtgttccactaacacactagacaatacattgtagtgttccactaacacactagccaatacattgtagtgttccactaacacactagacaatacattgtagtgttccactaacacactagccaatacattgtagtgttccactaacacactagccaatacattgtagtgttccactaacacactagccaatacattgtagtgttccactaacacactagccaatacattgtagtgttccactaacacacaaTACAGTTCCACtaacaatacattgtagtgttccactaacacactagccaatacatttaGTTCCacggttccactaacacactagccaatacattgtagtgttccactaacacactagttcccaatacattgtagtgttccactaacacactagccaatacattgtagtgttccactaacacactagccaatacattagacggttccactaacacactagccaatacattgtagtgttccactaacacactagacaatacattgtagtgttccactaacacactagacaatacattgtagtgttccactaacacactagccaatacattagacggttccactaacacactagccaatacattgtagtgttccactaacacactagacaatacattgtagtgttccactaacacactagccagtaCATTAGacggttccactaacacactagacaatacattagacggttccactaacacactagccaatacattgtagtgttccactaacacactagccaatacattgtagtgttccactaacacactagccaatacattgtagtgttccactaacacactagccaatacattgtagtgttccactaacacactagccaatacattgtagtgttccactaacacactagccaatacattgtagtgttccactaacacactagacaatacattgtagtgttccactaacacactagccaatacattgtagtgtgccactaacacactagccaatacattgtagtgttccactaacacactagccaatacattgtagtgttccactaacacacacaatacattgtagtgttccactaacacactacatacattgtagtgttccactaacacactagccaatacattagaCAATacagtgttccactaacacactagacaatacattgtagtgttccactaacacactagccaatacattgtagtgttccactaacacactagccagtacattgtagtgttccactaacacactaggccaatacattgtagtgttccactaacacactagacaatacattgtagtgttccactaacacactagccaatacattactAGCCAATacggttccactaacacactagcaatacagtacattgtagtgttccactaacacactaggcaATACATTGTAACACactgttccactaacacactagacacatACAttgccaatacattgtagtgttcactaacacactagacaatacattgtagtgttccactaacacactagccaatacattagacggttccactaacacactagccagtacattgtagtgttccactaacacactagccaatacattgtagtgttccactaacacactagacaatacattgtagtgttccactaacacactagccaatacattgtagtgttccactaacacactaggcaatacattgtagtgtttcactaacacactagacaatacattgtagtgttccactaacacactagccaatacattagacggttccactaacacactagccagtacattgtagtgttccactaacacactagccaatacattgtagtgttccactaacacactaggcaATACATTAGACGGTTCCACTAACACAAAGCcagtacattgtagtgttccactaacacaaaGCCAGTACATTTACAGtataataatcataatatatTTCCACGGTTACAGTTTTTGTCCATCAGCACATAGTGATAATAAGAGTCCAGCAGCATTATGGATGTTATCATGTAGCTTTACTCCACTAGATGTTATTATCTTGTAGCTTTACTCCACTAGATGTTATTATCTTGTAGCTTTACTCCACTAGATGTTATTATCTTGTAGCTTTACTCCACTAGATGTTATTATCTTGTAGCTTTACTCCACTATATGTTATCTTGTAGCTTTACTCCACTAGATGTTATTATCTTGTAGCTTTACTCCACTAGATGTTATTATCTTGTAGCTTTATTCCACTAGATGTTATTATCTTGTAGCTTTACTCCACTATATGTTATTATCTTGTAGCTTTACTCCACCACTATATGTTATCTTGTAGCTTTATTCCACTAGATGTTATTATCTTGTAGCTTTATTCCACTAGATGTTATTATCTTGTAGCTTTATTCCACTAGATGTTATTATCTTGTAGCTTTACTCCACTTGATGTTATTATCTTGTAGCTTTACTCCACTATATGTTATCTTGTAGCTTTATTCCACTAGATGTTATTATCTTGTAGCTTTACTCCACTATATGTTATCTTGTAGCTTTATTCCACTAGATGTTATTATCTTGTAGCTTTACTCCACTAGATGTTATTATCTTGTAGCTTTACTCCACTAGATGTTATTATCTTGTAGCTTTACTCCACTATATGTTATCTTGTAGCTTTATTCCACTAGATGTTATTATCTTGTAGCATTACTCCACTATATGTTATCTTGTAGCTTTGCTCCACTTGATGTTATTATCTTGTAGCATTACTCCACTTGATGTTATCTTGTAGCATTACTCCACTAGATGTTATCTTGTAGCATTACTCCACTAGATGTTATCTTGTAGCATTACTCCACTATATGTTATCTTGTAGCTTTACTCCACTAGATGTTATCTTGTAGCTTTACTCCACTATATGTTATCTTGTAGCATTACTCCACTAGATGTTATTATCTTGTAGCATTACTCCACTATATGTTATCTTGTAGCTTTATTCCACTAGATGTTATTATCTTGTAGCATTACTCCACTTGATGTTATTATCTTGTAGCTTTACTCCACTAGATGTTATCTTGTAGCATTACTCCACTATATGTTATCTTGTAGCATTATTCCACTAGATGTTATTATCTTGTAGCATTACTCCACTAGATGTTATCTTGTAGCTTTATTCCACTAGATGTTATTATGTTGTTGCTTTACTCCACTAGATGTTATTATCTTGTAGCATTACTCCACTAGATGTTGTTATCTTGTAGCATTACTCCACTATATGTTATCTTGTAGCATTACTCCACTATATGTTATCTTGTAGCATTATTCCACTATATGTTATCTTGTAGCATTACTCCACTATATGTTATCTTGTAGCATTACTCCACTAGATGTTATCTTGTAGCATTACTCCACTATATGTTATCTTGTAGCATTACTCCACTAGATGTTATTATGTTGTAGCTTTACTGCACTGGATGTTATCCATCAGTCTTGTGGTGATGAACAGAGTGATGATCTGAACCCCCAGTAGGACGATACCCACGGATCCTATCAGGCCTGTGTGCTGCTCTATCCAGCGGGACATGCCCCCCAGACAGCCCCCCAGGAAGATGACGCTCTGAGCAGAGAACTCATCCAGCTGCTGGGATCCTACTCCACACTGGGAGTTCCACACCGTGCCGTTCTCCAGGGGGTCCACACAGCAGGTAGCAGGGACCCCACAGGACAGCACCCCCGGGGCAGAGCAGTTATAGTACCTGGGATGAAGAGGACATAGGAGGGGAGAAGCAATTCAATTGGCTGCTTGGATAATGTTATGTGACATAAAAGCAATAACCCCAGTTATGTAACATATCATCTTTGACAGAtttatattttatacattttattttatctttgttCATACATGTTATTCTCTGAGGTGAACTCTATTTTACAAGAGAGACCTGCTCATAACTAACAAAACTATCAAAATGATAATAACAACCCACATTGACAGACATCAGTtcacagggctgtgtgtcagtCAATGGACCATGTCATCACAAGTCATCATGTCAATGGTCTGGTCAGTCACATCTCACTCACATGTTGACCTCCCAGTCTCTGTAGGTGTCGGCCCCGCAGCACTGCAGTCCTATCTGGATCTCATCTGTGATGAACCTCAGGTCCAGGTCATCCTGGTAACGTACCATGGCAGCCAGCATACCTGACCTCAGGtatccctctatctgtccctgcAGGCTGTAGGCCACAATGGCCGTTAAGACCTGGGCTGCTACCAGGACCAGCACAGTGGCTGAGAAGACCTGGAGCAGGCAGCAGTTCTCTCTCAGAGCCCCCACACAGCCTGACAGGCAGAGGGTAGACAGCACCAAGCCCAGCACCACAAACACCAGCATGGGGTCGGTGCTGATTTGTCCTATTTTCTCCTGAGCGAAGGATTCCTTGTTGATGAGGCCCCACAGTCCCAGGGCCAGGACCACCAGGCCTAGCACCGTGAAGAGGAAGTTGCTGAAGAACAGGAGGTACTTGAGAAGGCAGTCTCTCAGGGAGAAGGGCCTGCTACGGGCTCTGGGTTTTACCTCCCTGGTTCTACCCTGGTTCCCAGGTCCATCATTCGGTCCTGGTTCTGGAGCCTGTTCTTCTGTGCTGCTCTCGTCAGTCCCCTGGAGGACTCCTGACAgctctctatctgtgtctgtcttcaaagaggaaacaggacagacaaTAAACAATGAGATTTCACTGAGACAAAAACAACTCATCAAGTTCCGTCTGTAGTGGTCGTTGTCTTTAGGTTTAGCCTACTTGcaaccatagaattagaatgtaTAGAATGGGTCTCCCCATCCAAGTCAAGAAttgcataatgggtggactggtagCCATTGGAGTGTATgcatgagtttaccagtcaaattgacAGGGTTGAAGGTTGCAAGTCCTTTTATTCAATTATTTGTCTATGCTTGAAACGTTGAAGGGACTGTAAACTCTATTCAATAGTTTGTACAGTGAGTACATAACTAACAGCATACAGGTTatcagacagacatacagttaCTGTACCTTTGGTATGAGTGGGCTGGTCTCAGTCTGTGAGGTCTCTCTCCTCAACCAGGGAGAACTAAACCATCTCATGGACTGCAACCTCCTCATCTTCCTAGCTGCCAGGAAACggttctccctctgtcctctcagaAACtattcttctcctgtcctctcagaaactgttcttctcctgtcctctcagaAACTATTCCTCCCTTGTTCTTTCAGAAACTATTATTCTCCTGTCCTCTCAACGAATCGATGTGTGATGGACGATTCTCCCCTTGTCCTCAGCTAATCAGTGTGTGAGAGGCGGTTCTCCCCGTCTTCTGGTCAGTTTacgagactagaggagaggagaggagactgtctgaggagaaagggagagagttgaggtggTGGAAGCCAGGCCAGTACAGCTCTAtgcagtgtggtgtggtgggtgtgTAGTTAGCTCAGGGCTCCAGCAGACAGAAGAGTGTATTCATTCATCTACACTGTGGCAAAATAACTTGTAGCAGAACGAGAGTTTCTTATTGGTCAAATTCATGTAGAACACTCCCTGTTTTGGACCGTTGCTTTTGTTTGGTTCCTAATGAATATAGTCCAGGGCTCCCAGGGATTCTTTGCAGCATCATGTGAGAGTCACAGTGCAGGCGATTAAGAAGTAATCAGATCACGCCTCAATGACTGTTACACTCCAGGGTGAAGTTTCCCTTGGGTACAGATCTAAGATCAGCTTACcctccccaatcctaaccttaaccattagtggggaaatgccaaactgacccaagatcagtgtctaCTCAGGCCAACTTCTCCTGAGTGTTACAGGAAGAAGAGATGCTCAGGGAACAGATCCCACTTTGATCCACAACAGCCATGTGATGAGACTGTGGAATTACATCATAATACAGAATTGTGAGAATGTTGTGAGCATGTTGTGTGTTTTAGCCAATGAGTGTCTCTATGGTAGatataattaatttaaaaaagaatGAAGTGAAAACAATAGCAAACTTTAGACACAACCATGGGTGCAAATGGAGGGAACGCATGGAAACCAATATCCCAAAGCCCCATTTAGACACTAAATATTATTTTTAGTGTATTTTTTAGTTGAGTTCCAATGGTTATTTATATTACAGTGCTGAGTTTCCAGAATAACTTTTTTAATTCCACCCCTGGACACAACAAAAAGCAATTCCAGCTTGTTAAGGATCTGTAGGGTAAGGAGGAGGAAAGGTTTTATTTTATCACAGTATAGTCAGTGATgtggtctatttctctctctacacaGTAAAATACCTCTAAATACCTTGTCTCTGGAAAAATCCACTTTGGCAGTAAAAGTGAATCTCTTATGGTTTGATATGCCAGCCCATAACTAAAAATAATCCTCTTGAAAttatgttatttaaaaaaaatcattacctttatttaactaggcaagccagttaagaacaaattcttatttgtgattacagcctaccggggaacagtgccttgttcaggggcagaatgacagatttttaccttgtcagctcggggattcgatccagcaaccctTCGGTTACTGGCTCTAAACGcttggctacctgccaccccaaagtcATGAAACTATCAGAGGCTGTCAGATTGGACTCAGTCCCAAAAGATAACTTGTCTGAATAATAGAGATCTAGAGAGTATAAGAGTGTGTGACAGTAATTGTTATGATGCTGTATGTGAAGTCTATGAACTTCCACCTGGCCTGTATGAGGACTGATAGTGATCAGTTTCAGTAGTACAATTGAAGTAACACTT
Above is a genomic segment from Oncorhynchus gorbuscha isolate QuinsamMale2020 ecotype Even-year unplaced genomic scaffold, OgorEven_v1.0 Un_scaffold_601, whole genome shotgun sequence containing:
- the LOC124019010 gene encoding tetraspanin-10 codes for the protein MRRLQSMRWFSSPWLRRETSQTETSPLIPKTDTDRELSGVLQGTDESSTEEQAPEPGPNDGPGNQGRTREVKPRARSRPFSLRDCLLKYLLFFSNFLFTVLGLVVLALGLWGLINKESFAQEKIGQISTDPMLVFVVLGLVLSTLCLSGCVGALRENCCLLQVFSATVLVLVAAQVLTAIVAYSLQGQIEGYLRSGMLAAMVRYQDDLDLRFITDEIQIGLQCCGADTYRDWEVNMYYNCSAPGVLSCGVPATCCVDPLENGTVWNSQCGVGSQQLDEFSAQSVIFLGGCLGGMSRWIEQHTGLIGSVGIVLLGVQIITLFITTRLMDNIQCSKATT